The genomic interval AGCGAAGAAAAGATGAGGTCTTGGCTAAAGCTCGCTCTTGGCCTGAATCATGGGCAGCCCTTGGGCAAAAAATGTCACAAGGTAGAGTTGTCCCTGACTtgaggcaaggatgcccactgtttGGAACCCCATGTCAGTCAGTCACTGGCCTGGGGAAATAGTAACCTCGTGGGCTAGGTGGTCCCCATCATCATCCAAGAAAAGGAGAAGCTGTGAGACATTGGGAGCCAAAACTTTTTGCAGCTGAGGTTTAGATGCATGGGTCTGACAAAGGAGATCTCAAGAAGTTACCAAAGGCATctactacaaataataataataataataataataatggctattatttattgaatacttactgaATTAGTACTAAAAACTTCCTGGGATTGTGGTTATTATACTTGGAcaccacttttatttttctctttccaaatatAGTGTATTTGGTGTAGTGaagaaaaaacatgcaaaaaatactgttttccatacttCGGGTGTAAATTCAGTTCTATATATTGGTTAAACTGTGCAGGTGAGTTGtccttatttaaatttttatgttctttatttcaATTGACTTTCAAACGCTAGTGATTTGCTACATttgaaggattataaattattacatttgctttacatattaaaatatagcaagtccaaaccaccatggcacatgtatacctatgtaataaacctgcacgttctgcacatgtatcccagaactttaagtaaaataaaaataaaaatacagcaagTCCAGGGATGTTCATTGGTCTTTCCTCCTGATATAGGCTTACTGGTTGTTTGCAGCAAAGTATTCATTCAAATTAAGTGAACATTCATTTTGATTGGTGGATGCTTTGCCATACCAGTAGCTGAATActttaaatttccatttctaaaatcTCCAGCGTATGATATCCATAACCCACTTAAAGGATGTTTATATTCTTATGTCATTTTAGAAATTccaggattttttaaataagctaGTCCTGGTCTGAGGATATGTTGTACCTAGAACCATTGCTATAACTTATATTTTTTCAGCTAATGTATTCTACACTGAGAATTGCTATTCAGAATAATGATTAACTAGGAGTGAACAAATATTAATCATCAAAGAATCTTTAAGTTATACTGAAATGTTGGACTTTCGGTATGTTATACAATATTTACCAAGGCAGGAAACGTACCAGCACCATTTAAGAAGTTTTCTTAAAGAATGGAAACAAAAAGCTTTCTAGGTAAATTCTAGCTATGTGAAAAAATCCAGTCTAGAACAACCagttgtcttcttttttccttcagtgaagtaaaaagatataaattttgCCCTCAAATCTCTGTTTCAGGTACTATCAGGTATATTTAAATCACACGTGTTTTTGCCTTATAAAGAAGTTACACTTTGTTTAACTAGTATGAGCACAAACTCTAGTCTCCTATTTCATGTTTGCCCTTCTAGTTTCATTTTATAACACACCAAGCTAACAAACTACATTGTGCTTACTgagataagaaaaaaagtttacaagGGGTAGAAATCTGATTTCTCAGCAAGCATTGATTGTCTCTTTGGTAATGGACTGCTGAAATTCAAACAATAAACCATTCTCTGCTATCTAGATGTATCTTTAGAGATATACCAGCCTGAGGGATTTGTTGTTTTATCTATTAAGATAGTACCAGAAATGAGTTTAgaggtaaaataaagaaaaattaagccaGTAGCCTCATAGttcactaatttaaaaataagtaaatcaaatGTTACCTCCTTTAGCAacccagattatttttaaatgttagtgaTTGTTGTGTTAATGGTAGTTTTATTGGAATATGTAATGTATGTTATTGTATCATTACTTTCAATAATCATTTGTTAAAGAATCACATTGCATGAtattagaaaagatgaaaatagcAGAAATTGCTGATGttcttttaacttaaaatatatttctttttatacatttcagtTGACATGTTTGGAATCATGATGCTTCTACTCATTGCAATACTAATTACAGGATTCATTTGGTACTGCTGCGCCTATCACTTTTACCTGCAGGAGTATgctcattttattcttattaagAATGCACTTTGGGGTAATACCATTGAAGAGAATACTAAGCTAGTCATCAGGAagtgttttgccttttttatgtaataaaaataatatatccaCATGATAAGGAAAAAACATCCAAAAAGTACGGaaattgtaaaatgaaaaaaaaaaagttttactttctcatcccccaccccacctctaaTACTGTCTTCCCAGAAGCAATCCTTTTAGTATGGTTGTATTTGTAGTTCTTCTGTAGTTACCTCCATATATTTGATTTGGAtggttatgttttcttttcatgatttattaattttagatGTTATCTATTGACCCCCCAATCATTAAAGCAGAAAAATTTATCTTGCactatacacatttttatttttatttatttttttgctattagTAGGTATtatcattgtgttatttttgggTTGTTActatctttttcattatttttagttattagaTCTTAAGATTACTAATATTTCTCCTGTTGACTTTGAGTAATCAATTTAATTCTTTGTTTCTATATCTCAATCCTTCTCCtgttaaagataagaaaatttgGATCCCTATACTTCCTTCCATTTATCCTCTCTTCCCTCTTATCTCCTAAATTCTATAAGCTTTCTCATTAATTTGACCTTGTCAAATGTGTAATATTTACATTCTGTTCTGTGGCTATAATTATGTCTTGAAATGCTTACTCCATAATTTGAGTCTAAAATTTGTTAACTACTAAAAAGGATAACACATATTTATACATGATTGtataaatattgtttaataaaCAACCAAAGTGGAGTAAGAAATATAGTTCTGTGCCACTAACCTATATTGCTTGAAAAAGAATTATCAAGTGCCAAGATCAAATAGATTCTCTTTTCTTACTCTTTATTTCATGAAATCATGCTACATTTCAGCTTACTTCATGTTACTTAATTGTGACTTTCCTATACAGCTTTTGCACTTTCTAGAGTTTTAaattatcttcattatttctcGTTAACAAAAACACATGTATCTTTATTCTCATCACTGTGatcattcatctttgtatttgctaaaatacattcattttcttcttataaatatTCTTCTTAAAGTCTTCTGACTTCCTGCtttaacatgcaaaaattagtttctttttactGCTGTACTGAATTAGGAGAATTTGGGGGGTCCCATATCTTCCTCTTTTTagggtttattttttccttttggtggAGTACCTCCTCAAGTGAATTTTTCAAAGGGAGTTCACAGGAGGTTTGGAGAGTATTTGCATAGTCCATTACATATCAACAAATTAGTTTTTTCTCCTTCATCCCAAtatgatattattttctttcttcagattATACCCTTTTTATAAGAAGGAATTGTAGACAAGATAGACAGGAcccaaaaataagataaatgcaCATGTATAGGTCAATCTGGAAGTAAAATGTGCTTATAAAAAGATAAGGTAAGTCAACATAATGcttgcaggaaagaaaaaaaaaaagaaaaggtaaggaTTGGCCAATGTTCCATTTGCTTGTTTAGGACCTCAACTTGGTCaataactttgtatttttctggCTTAGAGATGGTCTTTTCCTTATTAACATACAAAGACAAGGTAGGATAGAATGGAAGGTATTCCTTATTTTTCCCCTCCGAAACaagcatacacatatacacatgcaaatCAGAAAGACGAACCAATAGGGCACATTACATATGTGACAAGGatctgttttgtaattttttaaatatatattttcttcttaggaTCCTGGCTCCTTGTAAGTGTCATCACTtttttatatagtatttataaGTAGCAAATTCTGCCCATAAGAATAGGGGCCTGAGCAAATAACCATCACTGAAGCTTCTTTTAtccacattttaaatgaaaaacccTGAAGCCTCTCTGCAAATATGGTCCAACAACTGTACTCAGTTCTGGTTTAACTCTGCTGTATATCCACCATCTCTTCTTTCTGAATTTCTTCAAGAGATCTTCTAGACCTTGTTAATTCAATGAGTGCTGTATTCTGTAGAGGAATTTATCTTCTTAAGGACTTACTGCACTTCATAAACCAAAGATCCTGGTTAGGTTTTAGAAACatgactcttttaaaaaaaatagaatgaccaaTGAAATATCAAAATACTTATAGGTACATTTGATCTAATGTTATTATTCAGCAGTTATgcttataaaaattaaagcactttaaaaagtTCCAAATGTTAGAGAATACAAGTGTTTCACTGTCCATGTACTTGATGCCTCCTTCATTGTCATCtattcttttaacaaatatttattgagtatttattatcTACTAAGCAATGTCATTGTCATAGGGATATAGCAATAAGCAAGAAAGATCaggctgggcgtgctggctcacacctgtaatcccagcactttgagagactgaggtgggcagatcacctgaggtcaggagtttgagaccagcctggtcaacatggtaaaaccccatctctactaaaaatacaaaacttagctgggcatggtgtcacgcacctgtggtcccagctactcaggaggccgaggcaggagaatcacttgaattcaggaggcagaggttgcagtgagctgagatcatataccactgcactccagcctgggtgacatagtgagactccatctacgaaaaaaaaggaaaaaaaaaaaaaaaggaaatgtcaaaccctagccttcatggagcttataacTAAGGGGACACAGACAAGTAAACAAGCAATTGTtaattctatttctagtttatggatattttaaatgatattccatttattttaatagcttttcttaataaaatgttttaattctccTGGTGGAGGGATAAAAGAAGAATTTAATAAAGCAGTGATAGAATATTGCAtaagaccgggtgcagtggctcacgcctgtaatcctaacactttgggaggctgaggtgggtggatcacttgaggccaggagttcaagaccagcctggccaacatgataaaaccccgtctctactaaaaatacaaaaattaactgggtgtggtgtcgagtgcctgtaatcccagctactcaggtggctgaggcacaggaattgcttgaacccaggaggtggaggttgcagtgagctgagctgagatcgtgccactgtacttccagcctgggtgacagagcaagactctgtctcaaaaataattaaaaaataaaaaaaggagtcTAATGAAAAAAATAGTTCCAACTATAACTTTTACTGTTCTGAAAATAAGCCTAATTCTAAATTCATCATCATTTTGAACAGAAATCGTGTCTATTTTTATGGAAGACGAGAAACAGTTCCTGTTCCCAACTGCAGTGCTACTGGcaagtgttttcatttatttgatagaGCGTCCCAGACTCCTTCAGTAACAGCTTGTTCCCTTGTTCCAAACATCAAAATTAAAGTATGagtaggggccaggtgcagtgactcacacctgtaatctcaatgctttgaaatgccaaggtgggaggatttgcTTGAGGCTAGAAATTCGAAGTTATGATGACCACCTTGCATTGCATacatattgcaccactgcattccagcgtgggctcagaggaagaccctgtctctgaaaacaacaataacaaaaatcaaaGTATGGTAGGACTCATAACAATAGATTTCATTTTTCCCATTTCCATGATACATTTTGGTAACCTCAATAGCTAGACCGGAATTGGTAAAATTACAATATTGATAGAGAAGGGCTAAAATTTTCCAACCCAGTTGGGGATATTCATAGCTTCCCCTGCTACCCCAACTCCCACTCCACAAAAGCAACCCAACAAAAGATGATCTTTGTCTTCAGGAATTCTTGCAGGCTTTCCCAGATTAATTCACTTCATCTTACCTAGTTCCTTGGCTAACCTACTATCCACTCTCCTCAACTCGATTCTAAACTTTCCCTCACTTACAAAGCTTTCCCTTGTCCGGGACTCAAATCTCGGCTTCCTTTGACTGATCACCTACAGTTCCTGGGCAGGCACTCCCAATCCTCTACTCAGGTCTGGATCCTGAAAGCCCAACTGGAGTCAAAATCATGATTCCCCTGTTCACTTAATTGGACTACAAGAAAAATTTTACATCATAATAATATATGACTGAGGAAAGAGTACTGCATAGTCCTTTATaattactattaaaaaataactttgcGGGGTGGGGGTCTCCAGATTATTTTAGTGCTTTGGGCTGCAGGGGCATAATAATAGGGAATGTAGAAAAACCCAGGACCCATACTTTTAGGTTGCAAAATCTGGATGGGAAGCAGGGTAAACCTTTTAGGGTAACAATGAAATGGTAAGCACATACACACTCCTTTGTCAACTCCTAGACCTTGTTATGTAGAAATTGTTTGGGTGATAACGGGATCATGAAATGTTTCAAAAAGCTATTTTAGGTCAGGAGCCAGTGTAGGGCAAATGCTGCTTCTTCTGAAGGTTGAAATTAAACCAGGGGGCTGCAGAGAATAATGCTGcatttcaatttttccccatccATTTTAAATTCCACAGCACATTGACCCAGGAAAAACACTGAAAAGAGCACAAGATTAGGTATTTATTTAGTTTAGGTAGACACAGTTATCTTTTCACAGATTGAGAATTGTCAGATTCATTGTAGGGAATAAAGTGTAGTCAAATTCACAAGGCAGGATGATTTTTTACCCATGAGAGAGCCCAGTGGGAATGCCTACATTAAAGGCTTGAGTAAGCAAAACAGGGTTCTGAAAAGAAATTGAGAAGAAGATGAAAAAGTGGGAGACTGTGGT from Rhinopithecus roxellana isolate Shanxi Qingling chromosome 6, ASM756505v1, whole genome shotgun sequence carries:
- the LOC115898201 gene encoding uncharacterized protein LOC115898201, which encodes MCWVRAWGQILLPVFLSLFLIQLLISFSENGFFHSPRNNQKPRDQTEEECAIKKSCQLCTKDKKCIWCSEEKTCKKYCFPYFGCKFSSIYWLNCAVDMFGIMMLLLIAILITGFIWYCCAYHFYLQDLNRNRVYFYGRRETVPVPNCSATGKCFHLFDRASQTPSVTACSLVPNIKIKV